AATTGAGCACAAAAGCAAAATTAAGTATTACTCCAATTGGAATGATACCGGCTAGTCCATTAGATATTAACACCTTAGAGAGATTTCAATACCTATTTCTATTTCATACCTTTGGTCATGACTTAATGAAGGGCATACCTCTAGTTCGATGTCCCGTTTGTCATGGTAAGAATCTTAAATCAGATTCAAATAGTGGTTTCTGCCAAGATTGTAAAGCGAAGTGGAGTTGGAGGACTTGTTCACACTGTCAGGGTAAAGTTCCGAATCTAGAGCCAGGTAAACCCCTAAAGAGAAAAGACTACACTGATCAATCTTACTCAGTTTACGCTATGGAACTGGAGCAATTGTTGGGTCGAGATCAACTCTCTCCAATATGTGAATCTCACGATTTTCGTGAATCCCAACGAGTCCGGGTAATTTGTCCTCACTGTGGTGTTTGCCCTGGCAAAGGAGAAACATTAGCAAAATGCGATCGCTGCCGAAACGTAATGATTCAGGGGGTTACGGGAGAATGAGGATTTCAGGTTTTGGTAACCCGGCATAAGGCGATTTGAGACGGCTCTGACCGACGATCGTCGGGCTGAAACTCTACTAACTTCGTACTCCCCTGAATAGTTACCTTGCCGTGCCCATCGCTACCACCTTGCTCCTCCTTCTCTTCTTCCTCCCGCTGAGTCATAGAACCCTAGCCTGAAAACCCCATGATTTCTTAAACCCCTGAATCGTTACTTGTAGGGGAACCTTTACCTGATGTGGGCATTCGCACCTTAGAAGAAACAGAGATGTTAGCCATTACGCCAGAGGCCATCTTAAAGGCTTTAAACCAAGATAACTATTCGTTGGCCCAATCTTAGTCAGCAGGTTGCCCACTATTATGACAGGAACCTGCGGGGCACCTTGCAGGCGTTAGTCCCAGAGCCAAGGGATGGGGCAGCGATCTCCGCCCAGGTGGAACTGTACCTACAGCATCTACAAGGCATCGCCTGTTTGCTATAAGTTTTGTGAGCGATCGCCATGGACGAAAAAGCAAACTGTCAAAATTACAACGGGATTATTGAGACTAGCCTTAGGGAGTTCCATAGTCCTGAGCCTTGATCAAAACTAGCTAAGCAAACCGAGATTAAGCAAACCGAGATCAAGCCAGATCACCTTTTTTAATTCACCTTTATTTATCGCCATCGCCTCCATGGGTACACCCACCACCACTCCAGACAGCCGCCGCCTCATTGGTCTCACCGGGGGCATTGCCACCGGCAAAACCACCGTTTCCAGCTACCTGGGCACCGTTCACCAGTTGCCGATTTTGGATGCCGATCGCTATGCCCGCGAAGCAGTCCAGCCCAACTCCGCCATTTTGCAGCGGGTTGTCGATCGCTATGGGTCCGATATCTTGGCCGATGGGGAACACCTCGATCGCCACAAACTAGCCAACACCGTCTTCCATGACGAAACCGAACGCCACTGGCTAGAATCCCAAATCCACCCCTATGTCAACCAATGTTTCCTGGATGTCATGGCTGCCCTCCATGATCAGCCCACGTTGGTTTTAGTGATTCCCCTGCTGTTTGAGGCGGGACTGACGGAACAGGTTAGCGAAATTTGGGTGGTGGCTTGTTCAGAGGAACAGCAACGGCAACGGCTGATGCAACGGGATCAACTGAACCTAGAGGAAGCCCAGGCCCGCATTGAGTCCCAAATGCCCCTCGCTGAAAAATGTAATCGCGCCCAGGTGGTGTTGGATAATTCCGGCGATCGTGATGCCCTCTTAGCCCAGATCGATCGGGCGCTCCTGTCCGCCCCGGCTCCCTCCGTCAGCATTCCCTCGCCCTAGCCCCCCCTCGCGGGTCTCGCCGTAGGTTGGGGAGTGGCAATCTGGTAGACTGCAAGTGTCAGGCTGGGGTGGTCTTGGGGTAGCTTCTGTCTACCACAGCAGTTACGTCCGTCCCCCCCGTCTTGTCCGTGGGCACCATTCTCATTTAGATGTCGCATACGCTATGGCTGCAACGCTGGAGCAGATTGCTCAATACTTGGATCACAAAGGCTGGAAATATCGGTTAGATGTGGAAGAAGCCCGCATTTACACTGGTGTTCAGGGAGATCACGTCGAGAATCTCTTGATTGTCATTGAACTGGAGGAAGACGGTGAGTTTTTCGCCGTCTATGCCCCCCAGGTTCTGTCTGGGGTCAGTGATCACCCCCACAAGGCCGCTATTTTACAAACCATGCTCAGCATTTCCTGGGAAACCAAAATGCTGCAATGGGAATATGACCCCGTGGATGGGGAAATCCGCGCCATCATTGAGTTCCCCCTAGAGGACTCTTCCCTCACCGAACGGCAGTTTAACCGCTGTCTTACGGCCCTGATCCAAATTGTCGATGATCTGGCCATTCCACGCCTGATGCGGGTGATGGAAACCGGCAGTGATCCCGGTGATGAGGATGCGGGGGAGCGACTGCTGTTGGCCTTGCAGGAAGAAGCACCCGGCCTGCTGACCATGTTGGAGCGAGCCATGGAAGCCCGCAAGGCCAGGGGACACTTCCCTGGGGATCCAGACTATGGGGACTATGACGAAGACGATGACGAAGAGGATGGACCGTAGGCAGGCAGGGACAGGGTGGGCTGGGGTGGATGGGTGTTGCCCGCCCCCAGGGGTTCCTAGGGTTGGGCCGAAGCTACTGATGCTTCGGTAGAACCCTCCCTAAAACCCTCCCTAGAAGCCTCCCTAGAACCGGCCATTCCGCTCCCAGATTCTCCATGGAGAGGGTTTCTGCCCCATCAAGGCCGTCAACCAGCCTCTAACCCCCTAGGACAGCGTCCCCAAGCCCACCGGACAGGTGACCCCTGTGCCCCCCAGACCACAGTAACCCCCTGGGTTCTTGGCTAAGTATTGTTGGTGGTAGTCTTCGGCATAGTAGAAGGCTGGGGCTTCGAGGATTTCCGTGGTGATTTCCCCTTTCTTAGCCGCCGTCAGTGCGTCTTGGTAACGGCCACGGGAGGCTTCCGCCTGCTGTTGTTGGCTGGGGGAATGGGTGTAAATGCCCGATCGGTATTGGGTGCCCACATCATTGCCCTGGCGCATCCCCTGGGTGGGGTTGTGGCTTTCCCAAAAGACCTTGAGGAGGGTGTCGTAGCTCACCTGTTGGGGATCAAACACCACCTGCACCACCTCGTTGTGGCCTGTGAAGCCGCTACAGACTTCGTTATAGGACGGATTAGGGGTTATTCCTCCGGCATAGCCCACAGCGGTGGAGAAAACGCCGGATACTTCCCAGAATTTACGCTCTGCGCCCCAGAAACAACCGAGGCCGAACAGGGCTAACTCTAGGCCCGCTGGGAAAGGAGGGCTGAGGGGGTTGCCATTGACGAAATGGGTCGGGGGCACGACCATGGGGGTCGATCGCCCCGGCAGTGCGGTTTCAGCGGTGGGCAATTCAAGCTTTTTGCCAAGGCCAAACAGGAACATAGGTCTCTTTCTGCTTAAAACGAGTTGAAACTAAACGGGGCGCAAGGAACCCAAGATTCCCTTCAACCATAAGACATTTTCCCAATCCGGGGGGCAGGCCGTTGGCGGGGGGAGGCCGGGGGGGCGGGTCCGATGTTGATCGCGACGGGTCCGATGCTGGCGGTATAACCGGAGGTTATAAAACCGATTGGGCCAACAGCCGCAGTAATTGGCGATCGGCTTCCCCCAACAAACCACCGCCCCGCAGGCGATCGGCGCTGTGACCCAACAGTTGCTCCGCCTGGGGATTGCCCAATTCCTGCACCGTAAGGGCGGCGGCATAGAGCATTTGAGCCGCACCGGCGCGATCGCCGGCCTCCAGCCCCGTTTCCGCTAGGGCCACTTGGCGATATTTGGCCAGGTTCAACAGATGGGGGCGCATCTCAGGGCTGGTGCTGGGCTGGTGCTGGGCTAGACCGGTGAGGCTAACGCTGTGGGTGGGCGATCGCAGCACTTCCGTGCCCTGGGGATGGCGATATTGCACTTGCAGTCGGCCTAGGGTTTGCACCCCTGGGGTGATGCCAGCCACATAGAGATTAGCTAACAGCACCCTGGGGCTATAGTTGACCACGGTGCCCAAGGTCACCTTGACCCGGTTCGAGGTGATTTTGGGATCCAAGTCCATCACCTCTGGAGACACCTGCGCCCAGGGTTGATGGGCCGCTAGCCTGACCGTGGGTTCCGGTACCCAATACAACACCGCATTGACACACCGCACCGACTGCAATTGGGTGAAACTCTGGTGCAGCACGGGGGACAACTGATCCAAGTGCTGCACCACCGTCAGCTTACCCTGGGCTAGTGTGACCAAATCTGCCAATAACCCCTGGGAACCCTGGCCCACCCCCAGGGCAATGGCCTGGAAGCCAATGTGGTTCTCCCCTAAGAATTCTGCCAGCTTGCCACAGCGGTCATCACTGCCATGGTCATTGCTGCCATCACTGATCAGCAGCACCTGGGAAATGCGATCGTTGCGGTGCTGCATCACTTCGCTCAGCCCCAGGCGCAAGGCTTCGCTGAGGCAGGTGCCCCCTTGGGGTTCCAGGCAGTCCAGGGCCGATCGTACCGCCGACCAATGATCCCCTTGTCCGTGGCTCACCAAGACCTCCGCACAGTGGTTAAAGGCCACCAGGGTTAGGTAATCCTGGGGGGTGAGCTGGGCCGCTAACTGGAGCAGGGACTGCTTGAGGGTGTCGAGGGTGGCGGGGGCAATGGAGGCGCTGCGATCGACAATGACCGTTAAGTTTAGGGGCTGATAGGTGTCCGTAGACTCCGGTACCACCCGTATGGTTGTCATTAACTGGCGCTGGTGCTGGGCTGTCCCCACCTCCCCTTGGGCATCGCTCAGGGCGTATTGCAGGCTAACTTTCATACTTAGTTCTAATATGGTTAAAGGAGTAGTCCCCCCCGGTCGCAGGAGCTTGATCCCGCGCCAGGAAAAACCCCAGGGAGATGCCCCAAGCGATACGATGTAATGCTAAAGCGTAGGCACTAATAGTTAACTATGAATGGACCGATTCAGGCTGTCCAAGCTTCCTACGGCGGGGAAGCCTATTACCGGACACCTCCCCCAGACTTAGAATCTTTACTGCTCAAGGAGCGGATTGTCTACCTCGGCTTACCCCTGGTTTCCTCCGACGACTTTAAGCGGCAGTTGGGCATGGATGTTACCGAGCTGATCATTGCCCAGTTACTGTTTTTGGAGTTTGACAATCCCGAAAAGCCCATTTACTTCTATATCAACTCCACCGGCACCTCTTGGTATGACGGCTCGGCCATTGGGGCAGAAACAGAAGCGTTTGCCATCTGTGACACCCTCAATTACATTCGCCCTGCCGTCCATACTATCTGTCTGGGCCAAGCCATGGGCACCGCTGCCATGATTTTGTCGGCGGGGAGCAAGGGCTGTCGGGCCAGTTTGCCCCATGCCACCATTGTCTTGAACCAGCCCCGCACGGGGGCCAGGGGACAAGCCACGGATATCCAAATCCGGGCCAAGGAAGTGCTGGAGAATAAGCGGGCCACGTTGGAAATTCTCTCCCGCAATACGGGCCAACCCATGGAGACCATCGCCAAAGATACCGATCGCATGTTGTACATGACTCCCCCCCAAGCCCAGGAGTATGGACTCATCGATCGGGTGCTGGGTAGCTCAGCAGACCTTCCCACTCCGGTGCCCTTGGGGGTGTAGATCGGTCAACTGTCCGATCGAGGCCATCCTGAGGTCCGGTGCCTTAAGTCCGGCTCTTTAATGGGGATGTACCCCATTCTCCGATTCAAACCATCACGAGATCACGACCTATGCCTATTGGTGTGCCCAGTGTCCCTTACCGCTTGCCCGGTAGTCCCTACGAGCGTTGGGTTGATATTTATACCCGCTTGAGCCAGGAGCGCATTATTTTTCTGGGTCAAGAAGTAACCGATGGGTTAGCCAATCGTATTGTGGCCTTTTTGTTGTATCTAGACTCCGAAGACAACAATAAGCCCATTTATCTGTACATCAATTCCCCCGGTGGTTCGGTGACCGCTGGCATGGCCATTTATGACACGATGCAATACATCAAGTCGGAAGTGGTGACCATTTGTGTGGGATTGGCGGCTTCCATGGGAGCCTTCCTGTTGGCGGCGGGTACCAAGGGCAAGCGGGTGGCCCTGCCCCATGCCCGCATTATGATTCACCAACCCATGGGGGGCACCGGACGACGGCAGGCCACGGATATTGAGATTGAAGCTAAGGAAATCATCCGCATTAAGCATCAGCTCAATCAAATCATGGCCGATCGCACGGGCCAAACCCTAGCGCGGGTGGAAAAAGACACCGATCGCGATTACTTCCTGTCTGCGGCTGAGGCCATGGAATATGGCTTGATCGATCGGGTGATTGAAGAGCGATCGCTCTAGCAGCGATCGAGCTAAACGCGATCGCCATCGATCCCAAACTCTCAGGTATCAG
This region of Prochlorothrix hollandica PCC 9006 = CALU 1027 genomic DNA includes:
- a CDS encoding ATP-dependent Clp protease proteolytic subunit; translated protein: MNGPIQAVQASYGGEAYYRTPPPDLESLLLKERIVYLGLPLVSSDDFKRQLGMDVTELIIAQLLFLEFDNPEKPIYFYINSTGTSWYDGSAIGAETEAFAICDTLNYIRPAVHTICLGQAMGTAAMILSAGSKGCRASLPHATIVLNQPRTGARGQATDIQIRAKEVLENKRATLEILSRNTGQPMETIAKDTDRMLYMTPPQAQEYGLIDRVLGSSADLPTPVPLGV
- the msrA gene encoding peptide-methionine (S)-S-oxide reductase MsrA, which translates into the protein MFLFGLGKKLELPTAETALPGRSTPMVVPPTHFVNGNPLSPPFPAGLELALFGLGCFWGAERKFWEVSGVFSTAVGYAGGITPNPSYNEVCSGFTGHNEVVQVVFDPQQVSYDTLLKVFWESHNPTQGMRQGNDVGTQYRSGIYTHSPSQQQQAEASRGRYQDALTAAKKGEITTEILEAPAFYYAEDYHQQYLAKNPGGYCGLGGTGVTCPVGLGTLS
- the coaE gene encoding dephospho-CoA kinase (Dephospho-CoA kinase (CoaE) performs the final step in coenzyme A biosynthesis.) — translated: MGTPTTTPDSRRLIGLTGGIATGKTTVSSYLGTVHQLPILDADRYAREAVQPNSAILQRVVDRYGSDILADGEHLDRHKLANTVFHDETERHWLESQIHPYVNQCFLDVMAALHDQPTLVLVIPLLFEAGLTEQVSEIWVVACSEEQQRQRLMQRDQLNLEEAQARIESQMPLAEKCNRAQVVLDNSGDRDALLAQIDRALLSAPAPSVSIPSP
- a CDS encoding vWA domain-containing protein yields the protein MKVSLQYALSDAQGEVGTAQHQRQLMTTIRVVPESTDTYQPLNLTVIVDRSASIAPATLDTLKQSLLQLAAQLTPQDYLTLVAFNHCAEVLVSHGQGDHWSAVRSALDCLEPQGGTCLSEALRLGLSEVMQHRNDRISQVLLISDGSNDHGSDDRCGKLAEFLGENHIGFQAIALGVGQGSQGLLADLVTLAQGKLTVVQHLDQLSPVLHQSFTQLQSVRCVNAVLYWVPEPTVRLAAHQPWAQVSPEVMDLDPKITSNRVKVTLGTVVNYSPRVLLANLYVAGITPGVQTLGRLQVQYRHPQGTEVLRSPTHSVSLTGLAQHQPSTSPEMRPHLLNLAKYRQVALAETGLEAGDRAGAAQMLYAAALTVQELGNPQAEQLLGHSADRLRGGGLLGEADRQLLRLLAQSVL
- a CDS encoding ATP-dependent Clp protease proteolytic subunit; this encodes MPIGVPSVPYRLPGSPYERWVDIYTRLSQERIIFLGQEVTDGLANRIVAFLLYLDSEDNNKPIYLYINSPGGSVTAGMAIYDTMQYIKSEVVTICVGLAASMGAFLLAAGTKGKRVALPHARIMIHQPMGGTGRRQATDIEIEAKEIIRIKHQLNQIMADRTGQTLARVEKDTDRDYFLSAAEAMEYGLIDRVIEERSL